From Pristiophorus japonicus isolate sPriJap1 chromosome Y, sPriJap1.hap1, whole genome shotgun sequence:
aggacacgggggcagtgaacacacggggtgatgggtgagcgggactcggtgtgagttaggacacgggggcagtgagcaaacggggtgatgggtgagcgggactcggtgcgagttaggacacgggggcagtgagcacagggggtgatgggtgagtgggactcggtgcgagttaggacacggggtcagtgagcacagggggtgatgggtgagtgggactcggtgtgagttagaacacggggtcagtgagcacagcgggtgatgggtgagtgggactgggtgtgagttaggacacgggggcagtgagcacagggggtgatgggtgagtgggactgggagtgagttaggacacggggtcactgagcacagggggtgatgggtgagtgggactcggtgcgagttaggacacgggggcagtgagcacagggggtgatgggtgagtgggactgggtgtgagttaggacacgggggcagtgagcacagggggtgatgggtgagtgggactcggtgtgagttaggacacggggtcagtgagcacagcgggtgatgggtgagtgggattgggtgtgagttaggacacgggggcagtgagcacagggggtgatgggtgagtgggactgggtgtgagttaggacacgggggcagtgagcacagggggtgatgggtgagtgggactcggtgtgagttaggacacgggggcagtgagcacagggggtgatgggtgagtgggactcggtgtgagttaggacacggggacagtgagcacagggggtgatgggtgagtgggactcggtgtgagttaggacacgggggcagtgagcacagggggtgatgggtgagtgggactcggtgtgagttaggacacggggtcagtgagcacagggggtgatgggtgagtgggactcagtgtgagttaggacacgtggtcagtgagcacagggggtgatgggtgagagggactgggtgtgagttaggacaccggggcagtgagcacagggggtgatgggtgagtgggactcggtgtgagttaggacacggggtcagtgagcacagggggtgatgggtgagtgggactcggtgcgagttaggacacgggggcagtgagcacagggggtgatgggtgagcgggactcggtgcgagttaggacacggggtcagtgagcacagggggtgatgggtgtgtaggacacggtgtgagttaggacacggggcagcgagcacagggggtgatgggtgagcgggactcggtgtgagttcggacacggggtcagtgagcacagggggtgatgggtgagtgggactcggtgcgagttaggacacggggtcagtgagcacagggggtgatgggtgagtgggactgggtgtgagttaggacacggggtcagtgagcacaggggatgatgggtgagtgggactcggtgcgagttaggacacggggtcagtgagcacagcgggtgatgggtgagtgggactgggtgtgagttaggacacggggtcagtgagcacagggggtgatgggtgagtgggactcggtgcgagttaggacacggggtcagtgagcacagcgggtgatgggtgagtgggactgggtgtgagttaggacacgggggcagtgagcacagggggtgatgcgtgagtgggacgcggtgtgagttaggacacggggtcagtgagcacagcgggtgatgggtgtgtggggctgggtgtgagttaggacacggggtcactgagcacagggggtgatgggtgagtgggactcggtgcgagttaggacacgggggcagtgagcacagggggtgatgggtgagtgggactcggtgtgagttaggacacggggtcagtgagcacagggggtgatgggtgagtgggactcggtgtgagttaggacacgggggcagtgagcacagggggtgatgggtgagtgggactcggtgtgagttaggacaccggggcagtgagcacagggggtgatgggtgagtgggactcggtgcgagttaggacacgggggcagtgagcacagggggtgatgggtgagcgggactcggtgcgagttaggacacggggtcagtgagcacagggggtgatgggtgtgtaggactcggtgtgagttaggacacggggtcagtgagcacagggggtgatgggtgagtgggactcggtgcgagttaggacacggggtcagcgagcacagggggtggtgggtgagagggactgggtgtgagttaggacacggggtcagtgagcacagggggtgatgggtgagtgggactgggtgcgagttaggacacggggtcagtgagcacagggggtgatgggtgagtgggactcggtgcgagttaggacacgggggcagtgagcacagggggtgatgggtgagagggactcggtgcgagttaggacacggggtcagtgagcacagggggtgatgggtgagtgggactcggtgcgagttaggacacggggtcagtgagcacagggggtgatgggtgagtgggactcggtgtgagttaggacacgggggcagtgaacacacggggtgatgggtgagcgggactcggtgtgagttaggacacgggggcagtgagcacagggggtgatgggtgagtgggactgggtgtgagttaggacacgggggcagtgagcacagggggtgatgggtgagtgggactgggtgtgagttaggacacgggggcagtgaacacacggggtgatgggtgagtgggactcggtgtgagttaggacacgggggcagtgaacacacggggtgatgggtgagcgggactcggtgtgagttaggacacggggtcagtgagcacagggggtgatgggtgagcgggactcggtgcgagttaggacacgggggtgccAGAGTTTGAAATGAGTCCATTTACCCGATAGTTCAAATACAGCCTGTAGTTGAGACTTTGGAGAGGGACAATCCAGAGGTTCTTAAACAGCAGCGGTCGTCTTTAGGCTGAATTGCACAGTGTTCTGGGACTGCCGGGAGATGCACTCAACGTTGCTTTCGTTATTAAGTTGGTTCGTACAGTTTCAGTGATTTATGTCTCCAGTCTCTGCTCCGTATTCCAATGgggggatttttttttttgcatgCAGCAGAATTTCTTCTGGGTTATTGAGCGGCATGTCTGATTCAGCATTCCTCTCTCAGCCGACCGGAATGTAATCCGCAAGGTTTAAACACAAAACTAGGCTGACGTTTTAGTGcatgtaccgagggagcgccgtactgcgctgtcggagggcagtactgagggagtgccgtactgcgctgtcggaggggcagtactgagggagtgcgtactgcgctgtcggaggggcagtactgagggagcgccgtactgcgctgtcggaggggcagtactgagggagcgccgtactgcgctgtcggaggggcagtactgagggagcgctgtactgcgctgtcggaggggcagtactgagggagcgccgtattgcgctgtcggaggggcagtactgagggagtgccgcactgtcggaggggcagtactgagggagcgccggaggggcagtactgatggagcgccgcactgtcgggggggcagtactgagggagtgccgcactgtcggaggggcagtactgagggagtgccgcactgtcggaggggcagtactgagggagtgccgcactgtcggaggggcagtactgagggagtgccgcactgtcggaggggcagtactgagggagcgccggaggggcagtactgagggagtgctgcactgtcggaggggcagtactgagggagtgccgcactgtcggaggggcagtactgagggagtgccgcactgtcggcagtgctgtctttcagatgaggccttGTCCGCTCTCTCGggaggacgtaaacgatcccagtgCCACTAATTTAAAGAAAATCCGTAGGTGTCGTGGGTCCAACATTTATACGTCAAATAAAACCAATAAACACTGAtgctctggtcatttatcacatcgccgtgtgtgggagcttgctgtgctcaatttgAGTCGCCGCGTtgcccagattacaacagtgaccgcacttcattgaaataaattaaaaaagtacttccttggttgCGAAAAACTTCGAGGTGGTGGAAAGACGCTGTAGAAATGCGAGTCGGTTTGTTCGTTCCTTCCCGGTGCTGTGCGTTGTTGGCGTTCGATGGTAGTGGTGATGGGCGCGTGGGGAGCGGGGGGGCATCGTCGGTCGTCCGCGGAGCTTCAGGCCTGCGGTGCGCCCTGTGCCGTGACCCCTGGTGCCGTGTGTTGTTGGCGTTCGATGGTGGTGGTGATGGGCGCGTGGGGAGGGGGCGGGCATTGTCGGTCGTCCGCGGAGCTTCAGGCCTGCGGTGCGCCCTGCTCCGTGACCCCCGGCACCGTCGGCCCGACCCTGTTGCGCGCTGCCTTCCCCCGGCGGCAGGGGTTTGGGGCCAGCCGCCTCAGCTCGCTGCGGAACTGCCGGGAGAAGCAGGCGTACACCAGCGGGTTGGCGACAGTGGCGGAGGGAGGCCAGCAGCCGGGCCGCGACGGGGAAGAGGCGGTGCGTGCCGCGATCGCCCTCGCCGACCAGCAGGAACATCAGCACGTAGGAGGGCAGCCAGCAGGCGGCGAAGGAGAGCACCAGCgccgccgccatcttggtcaggcgGGCGTTGTGGCGGCCCACGGTGCCCGGCTCCCGGCCCCGCAGGTGCGCGAGCAGCTTGCCGTACGCGGCGGTGACGAGCAGCAACGGCGCGGCGAAGCCGGCAAGGAACAGCGCCGCGCTGTACACCGCGACGCCCGGCTCCGCCAGGAAGGCGAAGCAGTAGGCGGACTCGCTCTCCAGCCGGCGGTAGACGAACTGCGGCGCGGCCAGGCCCAGGGCCGGCGCCCACACCGCCGACAGCACCGccagggctgctggcccagccggcaCGCAGGAGCGGCGACGGCGTCGACACCACGGTGAGGTAGCGGTGCACGGAGAGGGCGGCCAGCGTGAAGACGGACGCCAAGGAGCACGACGTGCCGGTGAAGCTGACCAGCTTGCAGAGGAAGGCGCCGAATGGCCAGCGGGCGCCCGCCACGGAGCCCGCGGTGAACGGCAGGCAGGCCAGCTGGAGCAGGTCGGCGGCGCTGAGGTTGAGCAGCAGGAGGGCGGTCCCGTCCGGGGAGGCTCTCCGTCCTCCGCCACGCCTCCGCTGCCCGGCGCGCAGCAGGGTGACCACAACCAGCACGTGTCCTGCCACGCCGGCCACAAACACCGCCCCGTCCAGCAAGGCCACGGCCGCTCGGCTCTCCGCCAGCTGCCAGCGCGGGGGCCCCGTCACGTTGCACGCGGTGGCGCACACGGCAGAGACGCAGGGGCCGCTCGCCGTCCCGTTGCGCCAGTCCCCGACGGCGAGGCTTCCTCGCCCGTCGGCAAACCGAGGCGGCATCGTTGGCGCCGGTTGAACGCGGAGTTTCTGGGGCCAGAAGGAGGGCGACAGCTCTGCCGGTTCCGCTGGCTCTTTCGATTCTGGAGGTCTAGCCGGACAGATGCCTGCTGCTTTTATTCCACCCGTCGCACGGTGACGGCACGGGGGAGGATCTTATCTCGACGTGCCTGCCACTACCATGGCGCCCGCTGAGGTTTTACAATCCGGATGTTTGCCGTCGGCTTACTCATTAATCTTacccggaggttacagagatagggagggtgtaggggctggaggttacagagatagggaatggtttaggggttggaggaggttacagagatggggaggggtgtaggggctggaggaggttacagagatggggaggggtgtaggggctggaggaggttgcacagatagggaggggttgtggggctggaggaggttacagacatggggaggggtgtagaggctggaggaggttacagagatagggaggggtgtaggggctggagggggttacagagatagggaggggttgtgggggctggaggaggttacagagatagggaggggtgtgggggctggaggaggttacagagatgggggtggggtgtaggggctgaaggaggttacagagatagggaggggtgtagggggctggaggaggttagagataggggttgtggggactggagaaggttacagagatagggaggggtgtaggggctggaggttacagagatttggaggggtgtaggggctggaggaggttagagataaggaggggtgtaggtgctggaggaggttatagagatagggaggggtgtaggggactggaggggttactgaaataggtagggctggagggggttatagagatagggaggagtgtcggggctggagggggttacagagatagggaggggtgtaggggctggagattacagagatagggaggcgtgtaggggctggaggaggttacagagataggaaggggtgtaggggctggaggttacagagatagggaggggtgtaggggttggaggaggttacagagacgggaaggggtgtaggggctggcggaggttacagagatagggaggggtgtaagggctggaggaggttacatagatagggaggggtgtagcgtttggagggggttacagagatagggaggggtgtaggggctggaggagtttacagagataggaaggggtgtaggggctgtaggttacagagatagggaggggtgtaggggctggagccgattacagagatcgggaggggtgtaggggctggaggagtttacagagataggaaggggtgtaggggctggaggttacagagatagggaggggtgtaggggttggaggaggttacagagacgggaaggggtgtaggggctggcggaggttacagagatagggaggggtgtaagggctgtaggaggttacatagatagggaggggtgtagcgtttggagggggttacagagatagggaggggtgtaggggctggagcagattacagagatagggaggggtgtaggggctggaggagcttacagagatagggaggggtgtaggggactggaggggttactGAAATAGGTAGGGCTGGAGggcgttatagagatagggaggtgtgcaggggctggaggaggttacagggatagggaggggtgtaggggctggtggaggttacagagatagggaggggtgtaggggctggagggggttacagagatagggaggggtgtagggggctggaggaggttacagagatagggagggtgtagggggctacagagatagggaggggtgtcggagctggaggagattaccgagatagggaggggtattggggctggagtgggttacagagatagggaggggtgtaggagctggaggaggtttcaaagatagggaggggtgtaggagctggaggaggttacagagatagggatgggtgtaggggctggaggaggttacagagctagggaggggtgtagagggttacagagatagggaggggtgtaggggctggaggaggttagagatagggagaggtgtaggggctggagggggttacagagatagggaggggtgtaggagctggaggaggttacagagatagggaggggtgtaggggctggaccagattacagagatagggaggggtgtagggggctggaggaggttacagagatagggaggggtgtagggggctacagagatagggaggggtgtcggagctggagggggttacagagatagggagggttgtaggggctggaggaggttacagagatagggaggggtgtaggggctggaggaggttacagagatagggagaggtgtaggggctggagggggttacagagatagggaggggtgtaggagctggaggaggttacagagatagggaggggtgtaggggctggaccagattacagagatagggaggggtgtaggggctggaccagattacagagatagggaggggtgtagggggctggaggaggttacagagatagggaggggtgtaggggctggaggaggttacagagatagggaggggtgtaggggctggaggagattacagagatagggaggggtgtagggggctggaggaggttacagagatagggaagggtgtaggggctggaggaggttacagagatagggaggggtgtagggggctggaggaggttacagagatagggaggggtgcaggggctggaggagattacagagatagggaggggtgtcgggggctggaggaggttacagagatagggaggggtgtagggggctggaggaggttacagagatagggaggggtgtagggggctggaggaggttacagagatagggaggggtgtaggagctggaggaggttacagagatagggaggggtgtgggggctggaggaggttacagagctcgtgaggggtgtaggagctggaggaggttacagagatagggaggggtgtaggggctggaggaggttacagagctcgtgaagggtgtaggagctggaggaggttacagagatagggaggggtgtaggggctggaggaggttacagagatagggaggggtgtaggggctggaggaggttacagagctcgtGAGGggagtaggagctggagggggttagagagatagggaggggtgtaggggctggaggaggttacagagatagggaggggtgtaggggctggaggttacagagatagggaggggtgtcggggctggagggggttacagagatagggaggggtgtaggggctggaggaggttagagatagggaggggtgtaggggctggaggaggttacagagatagggaggggtgtaggagctggagggggttacagagatagggaggggtgtaggggctggagggggttacagagctcgtgaggggtgtagga
This genomic window contains:
- the LOC139241065 gene encoding LOW QUALITY PROTEIN: somatostatin receptor type 3-like (The sequence of the model RefSeq protein was modified relative to this genomic sequence to represent the inferred CDS: inserted 2 bases in 1 codon; deleted 1 base in 1 codon); this encodes MPPRFADGRGSLAVGDWRNGTASGPCVSAVCATACNVTGPPRWQLAESRAAVALLDGAVFVAGVAGHVLVVVTLLRAGQRRRGGGRRASPDGTALLLLNLSAADLLQLACLPFTAGSVAGARWPFGAFLCKLVSFTGTSCSLASVFTLAALSVHRYLTVVXRRRRRSCVPAGPAALAVLSAVWAPALGLAAPQFVYRRLESESAYCFAFLAEPGVAVYSAALFLAGFAAPLLLVTAAYGKLLAHLRGREPGTVGRHNARLTKMAAALVLSFAACWLPSYVLMFLLVGEGDRGTHRLFPVAARLLASSATVANPLVYACFSRQFRSELRRLAPNPCRRGKAARNRVGPTVPGVTEQGAPQA